The DNA segment AGTATCAATAGAGCAAGCTGAAAATGCAGGCAGACTTGTTGAGGTAGCAAAAGTTAAGGATGTGAAGCGCTTGATGAGTATGTTTCCTCTTTGGTCAACTTTCTTTGTATACAGTCTCGTAGGAGCTACAGCGAATACTTTCTTTTACGAACAAGCTAATGTCATGGATGACCatcttggaaagaaatctcatGTCCCACTAGTAATATTTGTTATTATCAAAACCTTCACAAGTTTCGTTGTATCACACATATGTGAATTGCTCAAGAGCGCCGTAGGAAGTACACGACGTCCTCCACTATGCAGAACTACATTTGGAATGTTATGCTCTTTTCTTTGTTGCCTAGTTGCTTGGCGGGTCGAAAAATACAGACATGATGATATGGAGATAAGGGTGGACGAGGATAATGTAGAGTTTAACGTTAATGAAATGAGTGTTTTTTGATTAATACCTCAGTTCGTCTTGGTTGG comes from the Nicotiana sylvestris chromosome 4, ASM39365v2, whole genome shotgun sequence genome and includes:
- the LOC138868088 gene encoding protein NRT1/ PTR FAMILY 5.6-like, whose product is MVAGFSLFFLGIPFYERKKPSPSPILDCFKVVKAALSKIHLDYPVSPSQLFRNNTSDTEILPNIALLRWLDKAAILEPSPLVSIEQAENAGRLVEVAKVKDVKRLMSMFPLWSTFFVYSLVGATANTFFYEQANVMDDHLGKKSHVPLVIFVIIKTFTSFVVSHICELLKSAVGSTRRPPLCRTTFGMLCSFLCCLVAWRVEKYRHDDMEIRVDEDNVEFNVNEMSVF